The Fimbriimonas ginsengisoli Gsoil 348 genome window below encodes:
- a CDS encoding SGNH/GDSL hydrolase family protein, which yields MVLPLVLVAFVAQASPKNYLADIVAEMTKEWPRNRTIEIVCHGHSVPAGYAKTPEVRSLDAYPNLLREGLAHRFPHAVINVTVTAIGGENSIQGEKRFAKDVLSRHPDVVTIDYGLNDRGLDPAAVRDAWQSMIGQAKLRNVKVILLTPTADLSAKMDDPTDPLTKQAVAIRRLAQSEGVGLVDSFALFQRELERGTPLPFLMAQINHPNRRGHELVAADILEWFPNQETGKAHSGRR from the coding sequence ATGGTCCTTCCTCTCGTGCTTGTCGCGTTCGTGGCCCAAGCCTCGCCTAAGAACTACCTTGCCGACATCGTCGCTGAGATGACGAAGGAGTGGCCGCGAAATCGGACGATCGAGATCGTCTGCCATGGCCACAGCGTGCCCGCCGGGTATGCCAAGACGCCGGAGGTGCGGTCTCTCGACGCATATCCGAACCTCCTGCGCGAAGGCTTGGCTCATCGGTTTCCGCACGCCGTTATCAACGTGACCGTCACCGCGATCGGAGGTGAGAACTCGATCCAAGGCGAAAAGCGATTTGCCAAAGACGTCCTCTCTCGACACCCCGATGTCGTGACGATCGACTACGGGCTGAACGACCGGGGCCTCGATCCTGCGGCGGTGCGGGACGCCTGGCAATCCATGATCGGCCAGGCAAAGCTTAGGAACGTCAAGGTGATCCTTCTGACCCCCACCGCGGATCTCAGCGCGAAAATGGACGACCCCACCGATCCCTTGACGAAACAAGCCGTCGCGATTCGCCGGCTGGCCCAATCGGAAGGAGTCGGCCTCGTCGATAGCTTCGCCTTATTCCAACGGGAATTAGAGCGCGGAACCCCGCTGCCTTTCCTAATGGCTCAGATCAATCACCCCAATCGGCGAGGCCACGAACTTGTGGCCGCCGACATATTAGAGTGGTTTCCGAATCAGGAGACGGGCAAGGCACACAGTGGACGTCGATAA
- a CDS encoding TetR/AcrR family transcriptional regulator translates to MQKKPRADAIRNRERLLEIARESFAEMGDAVTFDEIASRSGLGVGTLYRHFPNREALAEAVYLAEHQRLVEAAKEFEATLSPVEALRAWLRMFVELLATKRAMKESLNAFFDQKPDVYSAVRNLAGETISRLVKSAEEAREIKPGIDPTDLLRALVGISTASTGPEWRDSALKMVDLLVAGMVAEAR, encoded by the coding sequence ATGCAAAAAAAGCCGCGTGCCGACGCCATCCGAAACCGGGAACGATTGCTCGAGATCGCCCGCGAGAGCTTCGCTGAGATGGGGGACGCCGTCACCTTCGACGAGATCGCCAGTCGATCCGGACTCGGGGTTGGAACCCTCTACCGGCACTTTCCCAACCGCGAAGCCCTGGCCGAGGCGGTGTACCTCGCCGAGCATCAGCGCCTAGTGGAGGCCGCTAAGGAGTTCGAAGCGACCCTGTCGCCGGTCGAGGCGCTTCGCGCTTGGCTCCGCATGTTTGTCGAGCTGTTGGCTACGAAGCGGGCGATGAAGGAGTCCTTGAACGCCTTTTTCGATCAGAAGCCAGACGTCTATTCCGCCGTGCGGAACCTGGCAGGCGAAACCATTTCCCGATTGGTGAAGAGCGCCGAAGAGGCGAGGGAGATCAAACCGGGAATCGATCCAACCGATCTGCTTCGAGCGCTGGTGGGAATTTCCACCGCCAGCACTGGGCCCGAATGGCGGGACAGCGCCCTGAAGATGGTCGATTTACTCGTGGCGGGAATGGTCGCCGAGGCTCGCTAG
- a CDS encoding ArsR/SmtB family transcription factor → MVQYRQAGFDASFGALSDATRRGVLEQLGRADASITALAERFQMTLTGMKKHVSVLEKAGLVSTEKVGRVRTCRLGLRGLAEEAAWIESYRQLWAARFNELDIVVEELKRKESADER, encoded by the coding sequence ATGGTTCAGTATAGGCAAGCTGGCTTCGATGCCTCGTTCGGCGCGCTCTCGGATGCGACGCGGCGGGGCGTTCTGGAGCAACTGGGACGGGCGGACGCTTCGATCACCGCCCTGGCCGAGAGGTTTCAGATGACCCTTACCGGCATGAAGAAGCATGTAAGCGTCTTGGAGAAGGCGGGGCTCGTCAGCACGGAGAAGGTTGGACGCGTGCGGACCTGCCGGCTCGGATTGCGCGGACTAGCAGAGGAGGCGGCATGGATCGAGAGCTATCGCCAACTCTGGGCTGCGCGCTTCAACGAGTTGGACATCGTCGTTGAGGAATTGAAACGGAAGGAGAGCGCAGATGAAAGGTAA
- a CDS encoding SRPBCC family protein produces the protein MKVDKEMEATPTKVERKSELELVVTHTVDAPARLVFEAWTKAELFRRWWVPKSYGLNLVSCEMDVRVGGQYRLTFLHEGSTMEFFGTYLEVTPPSRLVWTNDEGDGGQTVTTVTFEEIDGKTLLTVHDLYPSPEAVDTGSTGAMPEMLGQLDELLASLRSGTEAK, from the coding sequence ATGAAAGTAGATAAAGAAATGGAAGCCACGCCCACAAAGGTGGAGCGGAAGTCCGAGCTCGAACTCGTGGTCACCCACACCGTCGACGCGCCGGCGCGCCTCGTATTCGAGGCGTGGACCAAGGCGGAACTGTTCAGGCGGTGGTGGGTGCCCAAATCGTATGGGCTGAACCTGGTCTCCTGCGAAATGGACGTTCGGGTCGGAGGGCAGTATCGTTTGACGTTTCTCCACGAAGGCTCGACCATGGAGTTCTTCGGCACCTACCTCGAAGTGACCCCGCCCTCACGCCTCGTTTGGACCAACGACGAGGGCGACGGCGGCCAAACCGTTACCACCGTGACCTTCGAAGAAATCGACGGCAAGACCCTATTGACGGTACACGACCTCTACCCCTCGCCGGAAGCCGTCGACACCGGATCGACCGGCGCGATGCCCGAGATGCTCGGCCAACTCGACGAGCTTCTTGCCAGCCTGAGATCAGGCACGGAGGCAAAATGA
- a CDS encoding serine hydrolase domain-containing protein has product MRHRKRDVTLLAQPYLMNPLKPFSRTFLALVIAVPALSSICQADAVDDFVRARMLRDKIPGVSLAVIRDGKVIKSAGYGYANLELGATATPNTVYQIGSITKQFTAAAVMLLVQNRKLGLDDRLSKYLPNVPAAWADIRIRHLLTHTAGLEGNGITTTEKTFFSDFTEDEILESAKKLPLISKPGERFSYSNLGYDLLAMVIERVSGVSYRTFVSERLLRPAGMHSTDVNDPLTIVRSRAQGYLFVDGRLRNCIQISPTQFRGSASLYSTVLDLAKWDMFLTHGNVLQKSSLAAMWAPMTLNDGKATGYGFGWFLSSIRGHRVVRHNGAMNGFLGNIARFVHDKLTVIVLANQSGVADTERMATAIARLYVPGLRYAPPVKLLAAPKIGPNELRMLTGRYEYWGGGYLLTVAAEKGRLVGHMPDAGLNDYLPLSDGSYWQPDDGVQLTPTRDSKGQVVGLKVRFDGGWVHPIPKVGPLVADLVPSRDTNPALSREIEADFSAFGKGPAAVKKMLGILPAKARSVSRPDLNFARFCGLQFIAEQDVAERGIERNGAKIAWIRYFRFASATGRKFAMVYLTKDHLLADYDLTTE; this is encoded by the coding sequence GTGCGTCATCGAAAGCGCGATGTGACGCTTCTCGCGCAGCCTTATCTTATGAACCCCCTCAAGCCGTTTTCCAGGACCTTTCTGGCTCTCGTAATCGCCGTCCCTGCGCTTTCCTCGATTTGCCAGGCCGACGCCGTCGACGACTTTGTACGGGCTCGGATGTTGAGGGACAAAATTCCGGGGGTTTCGCTTGCGGTCATTCGGGACGGGAAGGTGATCAAATCGGCAGGCTACGGATATGCGAACCTGGAGCTCGGAGCGACTGCTACTCCAAATACCGTCTACCAAATTGGTTCCATCACGAAGCAGTTCACCGCCGCGGCCGTCATGCTTCTGGTCCAGAACCGCAAACTCGGTCTTGACGACAGGCTTTCCAAGTACCTCCCGAATGTGCCCGCCGCTTGGGCTGATATCCGAATTCGCCATCTCCTAACGCATACGGCGGGTCTCGAGGGGAACGGCATTACCACTACGGAAAAGACCTTCTTTTCGGATTTCACCGAGGATGAGATTCTCGAATCGGCCAAGAAACTTCCGCTGATTTCGAAGCCGGGGGAGCGGTTTTCATACAGCAACCTCGGTTATGACTTGCTCGCAATGGTTATCGAGCGGGTTAGTGGCGTCAGCTATCGAACGTTCGTTTCGGAGCGCCTCCTTCGTCCCGCAGGTATGCACTCGACCGACGTAAACGACCCACTGACCATTGTTAGGTCACGGGCGCAAGGGTATTTATTCGTAGACGGCAGACTTCGAAACTGTATTCAAATCAGTCCGACGCAATTCCGAGGTTCTGCCTCTCTTTATTCGACCGTCCTCGACCTCGCAAAGTGGGACATGTTCCTTACGCACGGTAACGTCCTTCAAAAATCGAGTCTTGCCGCAATGTGGGCGCCTATGACTCTTAACGACGGCAAGGCGACTGGCTACGGATTTGGGTGGTTCCTATCGTCGATTCGCGGGCACCGAGTCGTTCGTCACAACGGCGCGATGAACGGGTTCTTGGGAAACATAGCGCGATTCGTGCACGACAAACTCACCGTCATCGTCCTTGCGAATCAGAGCGGAGTTGCCGATACCGAACGGATGGCCACGGCCATTGCTCGATTGTACGTTCCAGGGCTTCGGTACGCGCCTCCCGTGAAGCTTCTCGCCGCGCCGAAGATAGGCCCAAACGAACTCCGAATGCTTACCGGTCGATATGAGTATTGGGGTGGCGGCTACCTGCTCACGGTGGCCGCAGAAAAAGGTCGGTTGGTGGGCCATATGCCCGACGCGGGGCTTAATGACTACTTGCCGCTTTCGGATGGTTCGTATTGGCAGCCGGATGACGGGGTTCAACTGACTCCCACTAGGGATTCGAAAGGCCAAGTGGTTGGCCTGAAGGTGAGATTCGACGGCGGCTGGGTACATCCGATTCCAAAAGTCGGCCCTCTCGTCGCGGACCTTGTGCCGAGCCGAGATACAAATCCGGCGCTAAGTAGGGAGATCGAAGCCGACTTCTCGGCGTTCGGGAAAGGACCGGCAGCGGTCAAGAAAATGCTCGGCATCCTGCCGGCCAAGGCTAGATCGGTTTCTCGACCGGATCTGAATTTCGCCCGATTCTGTGGTCTTCAATTCATCGCCGAGCAAGACGTCGCCGAACGAGGCATCGAGAGAAACGGCGCAAAAATCGCCTGGATCAGATATTTCAGGTTCGCGAGTGCCACAGGCAGGAAGTTCGCGATGGTCTACCTTACGAAGGACCACCTCCTTGCGGACTACGACCTTACCACCGAGTAA
- a CDS encoding AAA family ATPase, whose protein sequence is MIRKPTLYLMCGLPGSGKTTLAKRLEQDAPALRLTPDEWMIPLYGEGIGEPDTIVRWNDAHDRVERIQWQIAERALQLGMNVVLDFGVWSREEREDFRTRAAGVGARSELILLDEPLDVLKTRVKARNSATGEAAYPISEAELERWHAVFQPPSRDELEPRE, encoded by the coding sequence ATGATCCGAAAGCCGACGCTCTATCTCATGTGCGGCCTTCCCGGTTCGGGCAAGACAACGTTGGCCAAGCGTTTGGAGCAGGACGCGCCCGCCTTGCGGTTGACGCCCGACGAATGGATGATTCCACTTTACGGCGAGGGTATCGGCGAACCCGACACGATCGTTCGATGGAACGATGCCCATGACCGGGTAGAGCGGATTCAATGGCAGATCGCCGAGCGGGCTCTTCAATTGGGGATGAACGTCGTTCTGGACTTCGGGGTCTGGTCTCGCGAGGAGCGCGAAGATTTCCGGACGAGAGCCGCCGGCGTGGGCGCCCGGTCGGAGCTGATTCTTCTCGACGAGCCACTGGACGTGCTCAAAACGAGGGTTAAGGCGCGAAATAGCGCAACGGGAGAGGCGGCTTACCCAATCAGCGAGGCCGAGCTCGAACGGTGGCACGCGGTGTTTCAACCACCTAGCCGAGACGAGTTAGAGCCGCGTGAGTAA
- the tsaA gene encoding tRNA (N6-threonylcarbamoyladenosine(37)-N6)-methyltransferase TrmO: MELTLQPIGYVRATKGFKFDAPHQPDVGSDEVNFIELLPGRQFELALQDLDGFDKIWLISWFDRNRSWRPRVLPPRGPAKRRGVFATRSPHRPNPIGLTCVSLLGIEGRILKVGALDLTDGTPILDIKPYLRTVDCHPDSRLGWVQEIEEREATPPAFLVTLEPLAERQLRWLREVWNLDFTERAFALLKRDPAPHRTRRILQLSENRYRIACGPWRMFYRIEGDSVIVEEVASGFSRETLSASTGEKTTDREAHMAFLHLDWSV; this comes from the coding sequence ATGGAGCTTACGTTGCAGCCAATTGGGTACGTGCGGGCAACGAAAGGGTTCAAGTTCGACGCACCACACCAGCCGGACGTCGGTTCGGACGAAGTCAATTTCATCGAGCTCCTGCCGGGGCGGCAGTTCGAACTCGCGCTCCAGGACCTGGACGGGTTCGACAAAATCTGGCTGATCTCGTGGTTCGATCGAAACCGAAGCTGGCGCCCGCGGGTGCTTCCGCCGCGGGGTCCGGCTAAACGCCGAGGAGTGTTTGCCACTCGGTCACCGCATCGTCCCAATCCTATTGGTCTGACCTGCGTTTCGTTGCTCGGCATCGAGGGCCGGATCCTCAAGGTTGGTGCGCTGGACCTGACGGATGGAACTCCGATTCTGGACATCAAGCCCTACTTGCGCACGGTCGACTGCCATCCGGATAGCCGCCTCGGGTGGGTTCAGGAGATTGAGGAGCGCGAGGCGACTCCTCCCGCCTTCCTAGTCACATTGGAGCCTCTAGCGGAACGTCAGTTGCGCTGGCTGCGAGAAGTCTGGAACCTCGACTTCACCGAGCGCGCCTTCGCCCTCCTAAAACGCGATCCCGCGCCTCACCGGACGCGCCGCATCTTGCAGCTCTCCGAGAATCGGTACCGCATCGCCTGCGGTCCTTGGCGAATGTTCTATCGAATCGAAGGCGATTCAGTAATCGTGGAGGAGGTCGCCAGCGGCTTTTCCCGCGAAACTCTGTCGGCTTCGACGGGTGAGAAGACGACGGATCGCGAGGCGCACATGGCGTTCCTCCACCTCGACTGGTCCGTTTGA
- a CDS encoding TetR/AcrR family transcriptional regulator, whose amino-acid sequence MRADAKKNYNHILPAAHEVVIEHGVDSSMREIARRANVGLATLLRHFPTRDALFDALLRVKADALTQQATEFETSSSPDEALVSWIREAVAFTRTYSGICDLLANAHADPDSALHASSTALHSAGARLLLRAQSEGTARADMDGEDLFALMSGLAWVVAQPAFASREDRLLHLVTSAILTNGTSDRPNS is encoded by the coding sequence ATGAGAGCCGACGCCAAAAAGAATTACAACCACATACTTCCGGCCGCGCATGAGGTCGTCATCGAGCACGGGGTCGACTCATCGATGCGAGAAATCGCCCGTCGGGCAAATGTTGGATTGGCCACACTGCTTCGTCATTTCCCGACCCGAGACGCCCTGTTCGATGCGTTGCTGCGGGTGAAAGCGGATGCCCTGACGCAGCAGGCGACCGAATTCGAAACGTCGAGCTCACCAGACGAAGCGCTCGTGTCCTGGATTCGCGAGGCGGTGGCGTTCACCCGTACGTATAGCGGTATTTGCGACTTGTTGGCGAACGCCCACGCGGACCCGGACTCAGCGCTTCACGCTTCGAGCACGGCGCTGCACTCTGCGGGCGCCCGGCTCTTGCTCCGTGCTCAGTCCGAGGGAACGGCGCGCGCCGATATGGATGGGGAGGATCTGTTCGCCCTGATGTCCGGGCTCGCTTGGGTCGTCGCCCAACCCGCATTCGCATCACGGGAGGACCGCCTCCTTCACCTTGTTACGAGCGCTATCCTGACGAATGGGACATCGGACAGGCCAAACTCGTAA
- a CDS encoding family 43 glycosylhydrolase, producing the protein MLLVSAVLLSLSFQGGAPTNPVLVGADPHAMRIGRQFWIYPTQSPADGPGFFAFSSSDLRTWTQHGPILRFANVKWIKDDGETTHYAWAPGVAERYGKFYFYYAVGPQGRTPSRIGVAVGPRPDGPFVDSGKPLLTGGKGFEAIDPMVFGDPRTGRFYLYAGGSAGAKLRVFEMTDDMVNLRREIPVQTPPKFTEGPFMHFRNGVYYLSYSHGGWRDASYSVHYATSNTPVGPWRYRGAILTSDEHHKGPGHHSIFWGPGPDEWFIAYHRWNNAVGNGPYRGQRQIAIEPLHHEYGTWIRPVRMTDNAPKLSPLVGIGKG; encoded by the coding sequence ATGTTGCTCGTTTCCGCGGTCTTACTGTCGCTTTCGTTCCAAGGAGGGGCGCCTACCAACCCGGTCTTGGTAGGGGCGGACCCACATGCGATGCGCATCGGACGGCAGTTCTGGATCTATCCCACCCAGAGTCCGGCGGACGGGCCGGGGTTCTTCGCCTTTTCGTCAAGCGATCTGAGAACGTGGACGCAACACGGGCCGATTCTCCGGTTCGCGAACGTGAAGTGGATTAAAGACGATGGAGAGACGACGCATTACGCCTGGGCGCCGGGGGTGGCGGAACGGTACGGGAAGTTCTATTTCTACTACGCGGTCGGCCCGCAGGGGCGGACGCCTTCCCGCATCGGCGTTGCGGTCGGCCCCCGGCCGGATGGTCCGTTCGTCGACTCAGGGAAGCCGCTCCTGACCGGCGGCAAGGGGTTCGAGGCGATCGATCCGATGGTTTTCGGAGATCCGCGGACGGGCCGCTTCTACCTTTATGCGGGGGGAAGCGCGGGGGCTAAGCTGCGGGTGTTCGAGATGACGGACGACATGGTCAACCTCCGCCGGGAGATCCCAGTGCAGACGCCGCCGAAGTTTACCGAGGGGCCGTTCATGCATTTCCGGAACGGGGTGTATTACCTTTCGTATAGCCATGGCGGATGGCGGGATGCCTCCTACTCGGTCCACTATGCGACGTCGAATACGCCCGTCGGCCCCTGGCGGTACCGGGGAGCGATCCTAACCAGCGACGAGCACCACAAGGGGCCGGGCCATCACTCGATCTTCTGGGGACCGGGGCCGGACGAGTGGTTCATCGCCTACCACCGGTGGAACAACGCCGTGGGAAACGGGCCTTACCGAGGCCAGCGACAGATCGCCATCGAACCGCTTCATCACGAGTACGGAACCTGGATTCGACCGGTGCGAATGACCGACAATGCGCCGAAGTTGTCGCCTCTAGTTGGTATTGGAAAGGGGTGA
- a CDS encoding alpha/beta fold hydrolase codes for MTHPIHRWIALLLLTLLMTAASAQQKPTTGYAPVNGLKMYYEIHGKGEPVVLLHGALMTITNNWTGWIGDLSKTRKVIAVEMQGHGRTADIPRDITYENLADDVAGLLNYLKIPRADLIGYSLGGGIALQCAIRHPDKVRRAVIISSTFRSDGMVAGAHEAISQLTADVFKGSPIEAEYKKLSPTPDYFPNFVRRIADAASKPYDFGADKLKATTAPMFFIHGDADGVRLEHIAEMFRLKGGGTHGDMGPRSTSRLAILPDTTHVTLMQRMPIIVPMVNNFLDAKP; via the coding sequence ATGACGCATCCAATCCATCGATGGATCGCTCTCCTTCTGTTGACGCTCCTTATGACGGCCGCGTCGGCGCAGCAGAAGCCAACGACGGGCTACGCACCGGTCAACGGGCTCAAGATGTATTACGAAATCCATGGAAAAGGCGAACCGGTGGTGTTGCTGCACGGCGCGCTCATGACCATCACCAACAACTGGACCGGGTGGATCGGCGACCTTTCCAAAACTCGGAAAGTCATTGCCGTCGAAATGCAGGGGCACGGCCGGACGGCCGATATCCCACGAGATATCACCTACGAAAATCTGGCGGACGACGTGGCCGGACTGCTCAATTATCTCAAGATCCCCCGAGCGGATCTTATCGGCTACAGCCTGGGCGGAGGCATCGCGCTGCAGTGTGCGATCCGCCATCCGGACAAAGTGCGAAGGGCTGTCATCATTTCATCCACGTTCCGCAGTGACGGCATGGTCGCGGGAGCCCACGAGGCAATCTCGCAACTTACGGCGGACGTTTTCAAAGGCTCGCCCATCGAGGCCGAGTACAAGAAGCTGAGTCCGACTCCGGACTACTTCCCGAACTTCGTCCGGCGAATCGCCGACGCCGCTTCGAAACCGTACGACTTCGGAGCCGACAAGCTTAAGGCCACCACGGCGCCGATGTTTTTCATCCATGGCGATGCCGACGGCGTGCGCCTCGAGCACATCGCGGAGATGTTTCGCCTCAAAGGTGGCGGGACCCACGGGGACATGGGGCCGCGCTCCACATCGCGCTTGGCCATCTTGCCCGACACCACCCACGTAACCCTGATGCAGCGCATGCCCATCATCGTCCCAATGGTGAACAACTTTCTCGACGCCAAGCCGTAG
- a CDS encoding DinB family protein — MKGNKNVTATEYPSSEIAAFEQFICGFTGGILRRAREIPEERWNWSFSERTPTAREICEHAWLWLRSDRQEITVLDPARQVAIPDPPQDRAQMLDLLESEKEAWRELIQTIEAPLMNELRYSPDGYSRSVRGYLFHMAQHIVSKSGQMTMLHFELGLDGGEPYDAPHPNRLYGFGSPAWPAPRH, encoded by the coding sequence ATGAAAGGTAATAAGAACGTCACGGCCACGGAATACCCATCGAGCGAGATCGCGGCGTTCGAGCAATTTATTTGCGGATTCACGGGCGGAATCCTTCGCCGGGCTCGAGAGATTCCCGAGGAAAGGTGGAACTGGAGCTTCTCCGAGCGCACGCCTACTGCCCGGGAGATATGCGAGCACGCATGGCTTTGGCTGCGGAGCGATCGGCAGGAGATAACGGTGCTCGACCCGGCGCGACAGGTGGCCATCCCAGATCCTCCTCAGGACCGCGCCCAGATGCTGGATTTACTCGAAAGTGAGAAGGAGGCTTGGCGGGAGCTCATCCAGACCATTGAGGCGCCTTTAATGAACGAGCTCAGATACAGCCCGGACGGCTATTCCCGATCCGTTCGAGGCTACTTGTTCCACATGGCGCAGCACATCGTCAGCAAGAGCGGCCAGATGACGATGCTTCATTTCGAGCTCGGCCTCGATGGAGGCGAACCGTATGATGCCCCCCACCCGAACCGCCTCTACGGCTTCGGCTCTCCAGCCTGGCCCGCACCGAGGCACTGA
- a CDS encoding AraC family transcriptional regulator: MSDLSSMYRHVKKLSAINMRLAPRANFGEAQYDPRGTCGPRIQATYQLVVVTSGSAVATVENEEFEIPVGSCALMFPGQTEHVRFATDRPTRHTWVAIYPDVPKFGLADRLQRAPRTAVASSRLLAVIDLGLQTLNVGEMEYWLEALAISAFEAFLADANAPTFVGTWESLEKALHYLEANLSEPQTLGDLAEVAQMSAQHLTRLFRQHFSETPIRYLWRKRTERGVRLLLNTGLSITEISSRVGFQSPYHFSRLVRQSYGASPRELRAATWQAAPRIESLAVKDADSP; the protein is encoded by the coding sequence ATGAGTGACCTCTCGTCGATGTATAGGCATGTCAAAAAACTATCTGCAATCAACATGCGCCTCGCCCCGAGGGCGAACTTCGGCGAAGCTCAGTACGATCCCCGAGGAACGTGCGGCCCACGCATCCAAGCCACTTATCAACTAGTCGTCGTCACCTCCGGATCAGCGGTAGCAACCGTTGAAAACGAGGAGTTCGAGATTCCAGTAGGAAGTTGTGCTCTAATGTTCCCGGGGCAGACGGAGCATGTCAGGTTCGCCACAGATCGTCCAACACGGCATACGTGGGTGGCGATCTATCCGGACGTTCCGAAATTCGGCCTTGCCGATCGACTTCAACGAGCTCCTCGAACCGCCGTTGCATCCAGTCGTCTTCTCGCCGTCATCGACCTCGGGCTTCAAACGCTCAACGTAGGCGAGATGGAGTATTGGTTGGAGGCGTTGGCGATCAGTGCGTTCGAAGCGTTCCTCGCCGATGCAAACGCCCCTACTTTCGTGGGGACATGGGAATCGTTGGAAAAGGCTCTTCATTATCTCGAAGCAAACCTCTCCGAGCCCCAAACGCTCGGGGATCTAGCCGAAGTGGCCCAGATGTCGGCCCAGCATCTAACGCGCCTCTTTCGCCAGCACTTTTCGGAAACGCCGATTCGATACCTTTGGCGAAAACGGACCGAGCGCGGAGTGCGACTCTTGCTCAACACCGGACTTTCTATCACCGAAATTTCCTCTCGCGTCGGGTTCCAGTCTCCCTATCATTTTTCCCGGCTCGTTCGACAAAGCTACGGGGCGAGTCCCCGAGAGCTGCGAGCCGCTACTTGGCAAGCGGCTCCTCGAATCGAATCTTTGGCGGTAAAGGATGCCGATTCACCTTAA
- a CDS encoding SDR family NAD(P)-dependent oxidoreductase encodes MDIQNRVFIVTGASSGIGLSTAEAITRKGGKVALLARSYDLLTELSARLPDSLPLAVDMTNFEAVRTAVEQVHRHYGRIDGLINNAGRSYTATIEEIAPELFDEIFHLNVLGPIVAMQSVIPIMRSQGGSIVNINSGTAFMTIPSYGVYSSSKRALLGFTQTARLELEGDGIAVGEVYPYITATNFGKNRMGSSPTAPASDYSAGDTPEFVANLIVQAVEEGGAQYFANDHIRTLAGVK; translated from the coding sequence ATGGATATTCAAAATCGCGTTTTTATCGTCACCGGCGCATCCTCGGGGATCGGGCTGTCCACCGCCGAAGCGATCACCCGAAAGGGCGGAAAGGTTGCCCTGCTGGCCAGATCCTACGATCTACTCACCGAACTCTCGGCTCGTCTGCCCGATAGTCTGCCCCTTGCGGTGGACATGACGAATTTTGAAGCCGTTCGGACTGCGGTCGAGCAGGTTCACCGCCACTATGGCCGGATCGATGGCCTCATCAACAACGCCGGACGAAGCTATACCGCCACCATCGAAGAGATCGCGCCGGAGCTATTCGACGAGATCTTTCACCTGAACGTACTCGGTCCCATCGTGGCGATGCAAAGCGTCATCCCTATCATGCGCTCGCAGGGCGGCAGCATCGTTAACATTAACTCCGGCACCGCCTTTATGACCATCCCGAGCTACGGCGTTTACTCATCCTCCAAGCGCGCGCTTCTCGGCTTTACTCAAACGGCGCGCCTAGAGCTCGAGGGTGACGGAATCGCGGTGGGCGAGGTGTATCCGTACATCACCGCGACGAACTTCGGCAAGAACCGGATGGGCAGCTCCCCGACCGCCCCGGCGTCCGACTATTCCGCGGGAGATACTCCGGAATTCGTAGCGAACCTGATCGTGCAAGCGGTCGAAGAAGGCGGCGCCCAATACTTCGCAAACGACCACATACGCACCCTCGCAGGCGTGAAGTGA